A part of Oncorhynchus kisutch isolate 150728-3 linkage group LG2, Okis_V2, whole genome shotgun sequence genomic DNA contains:
- the LOC109901563 gene encoding apolipoprotein C-II-like — protein sequence MERRNNLSDIMNKLLVITVLVTLLGLSAQGLRLPRQPEEGTPEEPVADVAEADGAQGTLEKLTSAVKSYYETSISTASSWLDSIKGLKLEEKAKNAFVDTSMVVRTYSGILQDQVYHILYQQ from the exons atggagaggagaaaca ATCTGAGTGACATCATGAACAAGCTTCTGGTCATCACTGTGCTCGTCACTCTTCTGGGCCTCA GTGCTCAGGGCCTCCGTCTGCCTAGGCAACCTGAGGAGGGTACGCCAGAGGAACCGGTCGCTGATGTTGCCGAGGCTGATGGAGCGCAGGGAACCCTGGAAAAGCTGACCAGCGCCGTCAAGAGCTACTACGAAACATCCATCAGCACCGCCTCTAGCTGGCTGGACAGCATCAAGGGCCTGAAGTTGGAGGAGAAGGCcaa GAATGCCTTTGTTGATACCAGCATGGTGGTGAGGACCTACTCCGGCATCCTGCAGGACCAGGTCTACCACATCTTATACCAACAGTAA